The Lolium rigidum isolate FL_2022 chromosome 2, APGP_CSIRO_Lrig_0.1, whole genome shotgun sequence genomic interval CCCCATACTAAGTAGCACGTTTACCTAGTTACGGATATATTTATACATTAgaatcatggaaaaaaatagcgcgctattccaacgctaatagcacgctatagcatatctggagagccgacgctacgctatttcggcgctatagcgcgctattcgcgttaatagcacgctataggatgctaatagcgtatttttagacccacactattttattatagcgcgctatttttttccttgattaGAATGCGTCTAGATGAAACTGTTTATAGACAAAGCCGGCTCACTGTGTATATCTTTTGCTCTCGTATACCAACATGACTTTATTTATCAGacatttgatcatcattttgaacTGTGCACAAGATGCTGGTATAGGGCTAATGCATACAAGTATATTTCGAAAAAGTGGACGGTATCAACAGTCATCGTCGATCCGGTGCATATGTATTTTGGTTCATAAATCATAGCCGTGCGCGCTTTGGCACCGGAACAGGCAGACGCAGGTGTCCCTTTTGCTTCAGGGACATCACCGTCTCGTACAGACTCTCCCTAATAGGAGTGAACTCCAGTCCCAGGTCCCTGAGCCTCTGGTTGGAGAACCTGTACGGCCTGGCCATTGGCTTGCCGTCGTCTTCGCACCTGCCACACCATACATGCATGAAACATTTGTTAGACATCTTTCGAACGGACAGATGAACAGATCGAATCCAAATTTGGGCGTTGAACATGATCACGTACTTGGCCGTGACGTGGTAGTTCGGGAAGAGGTCCCCGAGAAGTTGCACCAAGCGGGAACGGTGGAGCACGGCGCCGATGCAGAGGTAGCGGCTGCTCGGTGCATCGTGGCGACGCTCGTAGACGAGCAGGTGCGCGCGGGCGACGTCGCGGACGTCGGTGTAGGCGGCAACGGCATTGGGGCTCACCTTCTTGGTGCCCATCATGTAGCGTGCGATGTGGGCGATGCTCATGTTCATTGCCTGCTGAAGCGCTGGACCGATCGTCATGGACGGCACCACCACCGCCAGCTCCAGCCCACGcctggccgcctcctccgtcGCCGTCTTCTCCGCCATCATCTTCGCACAGCAGTAAAAGTTCTGTACACCGATCAAGGATTGTTAGGCTTACAAATCAAACAAAGATAGGTGTTTCATGGACTCATGGTGCAAACGAGAGTGGAGCTCCATTCATACCCCAGTTTGTTTGCAGAAGTCGTAGTCGCTCCAACACGTCTCGTCCATCACCGTGTCTGGGCTCCGGCTGGGGTCCATGTGCACTGCGCCGTAGGATGAGGTGAACACCACGCGCCGCACGCCCATGTCTGCCGCAGCGTTCATCACGTTCCTAGTTCCCTCGACGGCAGCCAGCATGAGCTCCTGCAACGAATTGCATGCACCCACAAATGAGGATATGTTTCTATGCGTGTATATAACTATATATGCAGAGTGCGTGTTCAAGCTTTGATCAACTCACCGGGTCGTTGTTGATGGTTGGCGAGGCCACATGGAAGACGCCGTGGCATCCGCTgaaggcggcgcggaggtcgtcgCAGTCGAGGAGATCAGCGCCGCAGAGGGATAACCCCTCTTTGGCTCCCTCCAGGGCAAGCAAGTGGGCGTTCTTGCTATCAACTTCACATTCACATGTACTTCACTTACATCAGTATTTCTCTACTGAATCTTAAAACAGACGGACGGATGGATTCACCAACTTACCGGGGTCTCTGGCGGTTCCCCTCacacggtagccatggaggaggagCTCCTTCACCACCCATGACCCAATGAAGCCTCCTGCTCCAGTCACACAAactagctgctgctgcttcttcTCACCATTGTCCATGGCCTTGGTCTCCAAATAGGACGACATGATCACGATATACAGAGTTAGAAACTTGAGCCACGAAAAAAGCTTAGATATGACATAGCCACATAGGTACATTCTCCATATATAGAGCAACCTGGTGCTGGTGTGCATGATCATAAGTTCTACTAACACGCACCCTATCAGCAGATCCCACTCTATTATCGGCTGTTGGTGGTGTCCTCTACTCTTATCCTATATTAAAGAGACTTCCGCATCTTTGATTCCCATGATTAAAGAAAACATATAAATATATAGATGAAAAAAACTAGGATGCACAAGAAATTTTCAACGCTGCgaaactagaaaaattaatatcaTGTCGATTCATGTATTGTTTGATTACCGAAATGAAAAAAAACAAAGATTTGTCAAAGATTTGAGGGATATATTGTTTCTGTTAAGCATAGTACGAACAAATCCTTGGACAAAAACTCCCACACGATTATACTCTATCCTAGGAACCACATGTTTCACACGTGGGAAAGACACATAGAAATTTTATAATCCTCCTAAATTATTTGGCATGCCCATAATCAAGTTGCTACTCCACGTTTATTAATGTTCTCGTGTGTGCATGCATTTTTATCATTGGGCATCTCAAGGTGCTACTGCACGTTTATTGATGTCATCCTAAAGGCGGCGCGGGGGTCGTAGTAGTGGAGGAGATCGGCAAGGCACATGGATAGCCCCTCTTTGACTCCCTCTAGGGTAAGAACGTTTATTGATGTCACGTTCTTGTGATCGGCTTCACattcacatgtattttagttacaACACCTTCAACAGCAGCTGTATACTGGGCCGGTACACCGTTTACAGCTCGAAGCCGTCGGTTGCCAATCGAGATGCCTATAGAAATCGTCTGCCGGCCGGCTGAGAGCAAAAGATTTTAACATACAAACACATAGTATAGTAGAAAAAAGAGTAAATTTCACTTTTTACCCTGTAGTTGTgtatttgtgacacatattaccccatttagtgaaACTTCTACCAAAATACCGATTTAGGAGCCTTTAAACACGGTTTAGACCCAATTTATTATTTTACTTGTTATTGTTAGATATAATAAATATGATATGTCGATGTGGAGCGATAAAATATGTAAATATAGAAGGGCCTCATGGACGATTTATGCCCAAACTTGTTTCATACATATGTTCCCTTCATCACTAACGTTTATATATTTTTGGACCCCGATCGTCTTCTAACATCCTTTCCAATGGACAAAAACCAAAAATAAGGGTAGAAAGCCTTTAAAATGGGTGATCTGCATAAATTTTCACTCTGcggggtaattagtgtcacaaacGCAAAACTACAGGATAAAAAGTGGAGTTCACtctagaaaaaaggccttccgttCGAAGCTTTAGCCCTGACCGTGTTTTGTCCCGGGACTAACGTGGCATTTGTCCCGGTTCCAACGACTAGGACGCCACATGGGCAAAGCAAGGTCTAGTCCTTGGTCAAATGTGGTCTCTAGTCTCGGTTGGAGATATCAACGGAACTAAAATCGATCGTCCCTGCTCGCAATTCCAAACGagacatttagtcccggttggagataCCAACCGGGCCTAAAGTCTTCCCTATATACATCATTGTTCCTACCCGAGTTATTTCCATTTAAGCTTTCTCCTTTGTTCCTTCCCAAGCTCGAGTTCATCCCAATTTTTTTTCcacgatttgtcaaaatttggtggcgccacatctatccaagggttctaaaaggttagcaacttcaTCCTTTTATTTGTCATTGCTAGTTTAGCTCATTTCATGCTCTAGAAGTAGAGGGATTTGTTGGTTTTAGTGTGGGAGTAATTATGTTGGAGTTTATtttatttatatgtaatttgagcTCAAATTAACTTATTAgtttgtagatgtggtttacttaGTAATTGATCAAAATGAGTCTCTGGTTTACTTAGTAATTTATCATAGGTTACAACATGTGGTACCCCTCACATTATATGGGATGCCCAGGCTACTAGTCCGACTCAGACACTACACGTATCTCATCCACACCTATTACAACTCAGAGTCCAAACGTAACCCAACTCGTACACTAATATTCGACACAAACATAACATTCTTGATTTGCAATGGCCGATGATTATACTTTAGCATCATCTAATAATAAAGGGTGtcataagccttgggatggaggtagtatgtgttgataaaatgcatgtgtatttcATAGTTTAATTATGTATTTGAAGCTTACTGTTTTTAGTTAGTAGTATGTTGCATCAGAAAGACACGAAGATCCCTATGTTATTTAAAAGTTACAATCAACTTTTGCATCGTGATTTTTTTAGGATGTTAGGTCATGGGCCTAATTTCAGCATCGTGACTGTGTTTCTATTGTATCTCTAACTAGCTTTCTACCTGATCGATCGAGACATATTAAATTAATTTGGTCACTACTCTACTTtagttttaatgtgatgaacttgTACTAATTTGGTCACTTCTATattcatgatgttgtgtactAGTTTTGGTGTAAGCTCTAAACCACCTTTAAACCACCTTAAAGCAGTCAGATATCAGTGCAAAAGTAATGGTCCGTACATTCACTTGTGGCATCAGATGCTCCACAACAAGACCTGCCTGGAAGAAATTCAAGGCGACGAGGAAATTCCGCATTGACTCATGACTCAAGAAAATGCTCAAGGCCATGAAAACTCAAACCATAATCTGTACAGGAGAAGGAAGATGTAAGCATCATGCCACTCAAATCAAACATCTGAAACAACAAATGCACACGAGTGTCTCATGTAATGTTCTGActtaactagcacagtggccctcgcaaatgcgagggtgtTATCTTAAGTTTATTCAGAGcattgaaaaatagcatcattacaCCTCATTTTGAATTAATTTAGTGAAATAACTTGTTTTATCCAACTTAGTTAGCAAAAGACTATTTCTTACCTACTTTGGCTTTGTCAGATAAGAAACCTAGGTAGTTAG includes:
- the LOC124688947 gene encoding cinnamoyl-CoA reductase 1-like; this translates as MSSYLETKAMDNGEKKQQQLVCVTGAGGFIGSWVVKELLLHGYRVRGTARDPVDSKNAHLLALEGAKEGLSLCGADLLDCDDLRAAFSGCHGVFHVASPTINNDPELMLAAVEGTRNVMNAAADMGVRRVVFTSSYGAVHMDPSRSPDTVMDETCWSDYDFCKQTGNFYCCAKMMAEKTATEEAARRGLELAVVVPSMTIGPALQQAMNMSIAHIARYMMGTKKVSPNAVAAYTDVRDVARAHLLVYERRHDAPSSRYLCIGAVLHRSRLVQLLGDLFPNYHVTAKCEDDGKPMARPYRFSNQRLRDLGLEFTPIRESLYETVMSLKQKGHLRLPVPVPKRARL